The DNA window AGAAGTATTAGTAGCATGGTCACCATTCGTTGTATTAACATTTGTTATCTTCATTTGGACAATGAAATCTTCTAAAGCATTCTTCAAAACAATTGCTTTAAATCCGAAGGTACCATTTATCCACAATAATATTATTAGTTCAGTTTCAGGAAAAGAAATTGCAGCAGTATTCAAACTTGACCTAGTAGGTTCAATTGGTACAGCAATTTTAGTGGCTGCATTAATCTCTAAATTTATTATTAAAATTAGTTGGAAAGATGCAGGAGCAACTTTTGTTCAAACATTCAATGAAGTAAAAATTGCGTTATTAACAATTTCATTCGTAGTAGGATTTGCTTACATCATGAATGCATCTGGTATGTCAAATACTTTAGGATATGCATTAGCAGCAACAGGAGCAGCGTTTAAAGTGTTATCACCAGCCCTTGGTTGGATTGGAGTATTCATTACTGGTTCTGATACATCAGCTAACTTACTATTTGCTAAATTACAACAAGTTACAGCAAGTAAAGTTGGAATGGACCCACTATTAGCAGTAGCAGCTAACGCATCTGGAGGAGTAGTAGGTAAAATGATTTCTCCGCAATCTATCGCAGTTGCAGCAGCAGCGGTTGGATTAGTAGGAAAAGAGCCAGACTTACTTAAATTTACAGTTAAACACAGTTTCATCCTGTTAATAATTGTGTGTGCTATCATCGCACTTCAATCAACTGGAGTACTTGGATGGATGATTCCAGTACACCCATAATAAAAGAATAGTATTAAGGAAGATCGAGTCATACTCGGTCTCCTTTTTTTGATGAAAGTGTTAACGAAAAAAAATATCTTAAAATAAAGTGTTTTCGCTAGTATATTTGTTTACAATAAAGAAAAATAGTGGTATTATTGATAAGTTAGATTAAATAATATATGAATTTTTAGATTACATATATTTTATAAAGTAAGAACAAGGAGATAAAAATGTCAGTACAATTAAGAGACGATGTTAGAAATATTGCGATTATAGCCCACGTTGACCACGGTAAAACTACATTAGTTGATGAGCTATTAAAACAATCAGGAATTTTCCGCTCAAATGAGCACGTAGAAGAAAGAGCTATGGACTCTAACGATTTAGAAAGAGAGCGTGGAATTACAATCCTAGCAAAAAATACAGCTATTGATTATAAAGGTAAAAGAATTAACATTCTTGATACACCAGGACACGCAGACTTCGGTGGTGAAGTAGAGCGTATCATGAAAATGGTAGATGGTGTTCTTTTAGTAGTAGATGCTTATGAAGGAACAATGCCTCAAACACGTTTCGTTCTTAAAAAAGCTTTAGAACAAAACTTAAAACCAATCGTGGTTGTAAACAAAATTGATAAACCATCAGCCCGTCCAGAGGAAGTAGTAGATGAGGTTATTGATTTATTTATCGAATTAGGTGCAAATGATGAGCAACTTGAATTCCCAGTTGTTTATGCATCAGCAATTAACGGAACAGCTTCTTTAGAGAGTGATCCAAGTGCGCAAGAAGAAAACATGCAATGTTTATATGAAACAATAATTGATTACGTTCCAGCACCAAAAGATAATAGAGATGAACCACTTCAATTCCAAGTAGCATTATTAGACTATAATGATTATGTTGGACGTATCGGTATTGGACGTGTATTCCGTGGAAGTATGAAAGTAGGAGAATCAGTTTCTCTTATGAAACTTGACGGATCAGTTAAAAATTTCCGTGTAACTAAGATTTTTGGTTACTTTGGATTAAAACGTGAAGAAATTCAAGAAGCGTATGCAGGGGATATCGTTGCAGTAAGTGGTATGGATGATATTAACGTTGGGGAAACAGTTTGTCCAACAGATCACCAAGAAGCATTACCAGTACTTCACATTGATGAACCAACATTACAAATGACTTTCTTAGTAAATAACTCACCATTTGCTGGAAAAGAAGGTAAATTTGTTACAGCTCGTAAATTAGAAGATAGATTAATGCAACAATTAGAAACAGACGTTTCATTACGTGTAGAACCTAATACAAGTGATTCTTGGGTAGTAAGTGGACGTGGAGAACTTCACTTATCTATTCTTATCGAAAACTTACGTCGTGAAGGTTACGAGCTTCAAGTATCTAAACCAGAAGTAATTATTCGTAACATCGATGGTGTTGATTGTGAACCAGTTGAACGTGTTCAAGTTGATGTACCAGATGAAAGTGTTGGTGCTGTTATTGAATCATTAGGTCAACGTAAAGGTGATATGGTAGATATGCAAGCTGATGGAAATGGACAAACTCGTCTTATCTTTAACGTTCCAGCTCGTGGGCTTATCGGATACTCTACAGAATTCATGTCTATGACTAAGGGATATGGTATTATTAACCACACATTCGATTCTTACCAACCAATGCAAAAAGGACGTGTTGGTGGACGTCGTAATGGTGTATTAGTAGCTCTTGAAAATGGTCAAGCTACAGCGTACTCTATTTCAAGTTTAGAGGATCGTGGTACAGTATTTATTGAACCAGGTACTGATGTATATGGTGGTATGATTGTTGGAGAAAACAGCCGTGAAAATGACTTAACAGTTAACATCACAAAAGCTAAAGCTCAAACAAACGTACGTTCTTCAACTAAGGACCAAACAGTAACACTTAAAAAAGCTCGTATCATGACTTTAGAAGAAAGTCTTGAGTACCTAAGTGATGATGAATATCTAGAGGTAACTCCAGAGTCAATTCGTCTACGTAAAAAAGAGTTAGATAAAGCAGCCCGTGAAAAAGCAGCTCGTAAAGCTAAATATTCAGAAGAATAGAAATAAAGAAACTTTCGAAGTAGGTAACTATTTCGAAAGTTTTTTATATTATATGATCAATTTAAAAATGTCCAAGAGTATTCGTATACTCTTGGACAAGATTAACTATTATTGATTTTTAATTTCTAAGTTTCCGTTATCTAAAGAGATATTATCTCCTTCTTTAACTTTTTCATATTGTTCTTTTGTAACGGTAACGTGTTTTGTTTCACCATCCTTAGTTTTAATTTCAAGCATATAAACTGGAACTTTTGAATCTTTAACGTTATCCACTAATTCTTTTTGTTTATCGCTAGCCTGAACAGTATTGTGTGATGTAGCTGAATTAAATAGCGTATACCATAAAAGAGCGTTAGTTATCGTACTACCTGAGAAGAAACCACTATTTCTATAGTTATTGTTTAAATAATCTGTATATTGTCTTTTATATCCTTGATTATTGTAGCTATTGTAGTCTTTGTTATATGAACCATTTATACTATTTGAAAAGTTCTTTTTAGTACCTGTAGTTGGTTTACTGCTGGCAGTGGATGTAGTAGGTTTAGAACTTGACTTACTACTAGATGGTTTAGAAGAACTAGGCTTAGAACTTGATCTTGATGCGCTAGGTCTTGCTGAAGAACCTTTTGCTTCTACTATATTTATACTTGATCCACTTAATGTAGAAAAAATAAGTGTCGAAGTAAGAAATAAGCTTGTTAGTTTTTTTAAAGTATTCTTTTTCATAGTATAATCCTTTCGCAAAATTAGTTGTTTTCTGTAGAACGTTTAGCTACTACAGTTCCTTCAATTTTTTCTTGAGAAGATGAATCGCTTTTCACTATATTTTCTATATTAGTTTTATCATCAACTTGATCATCATTTGTCGATGAAAAAGAGCCATTGAAGTAATAATATAATCCTATAGCAATTGCAGTAATTGATAATAAAGTAAGAAATATTTTTAAAAATCTAGCCATATTAGAATCCTCCTAATACGTATCCTTTCATATCTAATGCACGTTTTAGTCTATCATATTCTGATGCTGGTACTTCAATTTCTTCGCCATTTACTTGAGAAATAGTAGCATATTCGTCGTTTAGACCTTTCCAAATATCAACGATATTGTTTAAGTTAATTAATCCTCGATTTCCATCGATTAGAGTAATTTCAAACCAATTCATAAAATTACCTCCT is part of the Gemella haemolysans ATCC 10379 genome and encodes:
- the typA gene encoding translational GTPase TypA, with amino-acid sequence MSVQLRDDVRNIAIIAHVDHGKTTLVDELLKQSGIFRSNEHVEERAMDSNDLERERGITILAKNTAIDYKGKRINILDTPGHADFGGEVERIMKMVDGVLLVVDAYEGTMPQTRFVLKKALEQNLKPIVVVNKIDKPSARPEEVVDEVIDLFIELGANDEQLEFPVVYASAINGTASLESDPSAQEENMQCLYETIIDYVPAPKDNRDEPLQFQVALLDYNDYVGRIGIGRVFRGSMKVGESVSLMKLDGSVKNFRVTKIFGYFGLKREEIQEAYAGDIVAVSGMDDINVGETVCPTDHQEALPVLHIDEPTLQMTFLVNNSPFAGKEGKFVTARKLEDRLMQQLETDVSLRVEPNTSDSWVVSGRGELHLSILIENLRREGYELQVSKPEVIIRNIDGVDCEPVERVQVDVPDESVGAVIESLGQRKGDMVDMQADGNGQTRLIFNVPARGLIGYSTEFMSMTKGYGIINHTFDSYQPMQKGRVGGRRNGVLVALENGQATAYSISSLEDRGTVFIEPGTDVYGGMIVGENSRENDLTVNITKAKAQTNVRSSTKDQTVTLKKARIMTLEESLEYLSDDEYLEVTPESIRLRKKELDKAAREKAARKAKYSEE
- a CDS encoding DUF7489 domain-containing protein, whose amino-acid sequence is MKKNTLKKLTSLFLTSTLIFSTLSGSSINIVEAKGSSARPSASRSSSKPSSSKPSSSKSSSKPTTSTASSKPTTGTKKNFSNSINGSYNKDYNSYNNQGYKRQYTDYLNNNYRNSGFFSGSTITNALLWYTLFNSATSHNTVQASDKQKELVDNVKDSKVPVYMLEIKTKDGETKHVTVTKEQYEKVKEGDNISLDNGNLEIKNQ